The segment TCAGTTCAGGTGGCCGTAAAGATGCCTTCATGGAAGAGGAGCCTGATGAGGCGATATCAGAAAGAACCTCAGGCACCTTCCTCAGTGGCCTGTCGGACTGTTCCAACCTGACCTTCAGGAAAGTGCAGCGCTTCTGGGAGTCTAATTCCGCTGCTCACAAAGAGGTAAGAACTACTCTGGAGGTAGATCCTTTATCCTCACTACACCCTatgaacaaatatttacatGAGACTGTGGTGTACTGGTTAAGTACAGGGGAAACACTTTGTTTCATCAGAGTTGAACTGGATGTTAATCTTTCACGTCATGTGTCTCATAGATATGTGCAGTATTGGCAGCTGTTACAGAGGTGATCCGTGGTCAAGGAGGGAAAGAGACTGAAACAGAGTACTTTGCTGCTTTGGTGAGTaaagccttttttctttttttaatgttcactAAAATTGTTTTACGCTGATAATGTGCTGAGGTGTTGtctgaaaataaagtgtgtctgtgctctTAATAGATGACCACCCTGGAGGTTGTGGATTCAGCAGAGTCACAGGCTGCAGTAGCATATCTCCTCAACCTAGTCATGAAACGGTAGGATTTAAAACACTTTCATGAAACTATAAGCTTTAATCAtgtcaaacaaaataacatatggctgatgtgtttttcatctAAAATGTGTATTGTGTTGCCAAGGGTTCCTGCTCCAGTGCTCATATCAAAGTTTTCAGACACCACCAAGGCTCTGATGGACGTCATGTCGAAACAGGCCACAGCTGAAACTGCCTCGGCTCTTAGATGGGTAAGGAGGTTTGGGTCTGCACCACTTTGTTTCTTAATTGTTCAACAGCAAAGATTAAGAAAATGTTGTCTTCTTTTGCATGTATAGATCCTGTCATGCTTGGCCACATTGTTGAGGAAGCAGGATGCTTCCGTTTGGACTTACCCATATACTCTTCAGGTTTTCCACGGCCTGCTCAGCTTCACAGTGCACAATAAGCCTAAGGTCAGTGCCATCCTCCTCATGAGTGATGCACATTTAATTCAACATCAAAATTACTCCCTGAAATGGccttttaatgttatttaatgcaACTCTTTTTCTCTCAGGTCCGACGAGCCGCACAGCAAGGAGTTTGCTCCATTCTCAGAGGTAGTGATTTCCTGTTTACAGATAACGCCCCAACTCATCACCCTGCTGCAGCGACCACCGCCAAGTTCTGCATCAAAGAAATGGAGCAGGCAGGAGGTAAAACACCATAGTTATTGACATTCTTCACTGATCCTTCTCcttaaaacaaataacagtgTACTTCatgcctgtgtttttttaacctcaggCAGCAAAGAGGACACCACCACGCTCCATGTGCTGGGTCTTCTGAAGGAGCTGATTGGGACTTTTCCTCTGGCAGCTGTCAAGTCCTGTTGTGAGACACTGCTGCGTGTGATGACACTCAGTCATGTGGTGAGAACTCAAAGATGTTCACAGATgatcaaagttttttttccttttaattctGGTTTCTAATTTATCTGCTGTCTTTGGTCGTAGCTGGTGACGGCGAATGCCATGCAGGCCTTCCACAAGCTGCTCAGTGGGAAGCCAAATGCTTCAACCCTCTCACCAGAGCTCAACGCACAGATCATCACGGTGAGTAAATCCAAATGAAACAAGTGTGCAAAAGTTGTATTACAAAGTCTGTTTATGTCTAAGTCTGTGTgtttaaactttcttttttgtcagtttaaatgacaaacacttttatATCAAACGACTCTTCAGTGCACGTGCGTTTATTAGTGGTTTTTGGCTCGGGTAAACATGCTAATTTCTTTTTCTATTGCTCTATTTTTGCAATTTCTGGCATAATGCTATGACATGCATTGCTAAACTTGGAACAGTGCACAATATAATTTATTTCATCAAACAGATCATCTTTTCAACTTAAAAAGAGaccaaagaaaaatgcaaaataagcACACTAACAATATCAAAGACCGTTATGTTTTCTTCCCTTCTTGTTTTGCTCCTGGTGCGTCCACGATGTCACTTGGGTTTAAAAATACGGGGTAAACCTGCTAATATCAGTTTAAAAGAAGCTTTGTTCTAATTCCTAACCCCCCCAGGCTCTGTACGACTACCTGCCCAGTGAGAACGACCTGCAGCCTCTGCTGGCTTGGCTCGCTGTCATGGAGAAAGCACATATTCACTTGGCAAAGTAATGTATCTTTATTTTATCAGGACATCAGTATTTTTCTTGTAATTTTGTGTTGTTAATCAAATGAGTTATCCATTTGTTGATCAGTAGTCTCTTTGTGTAGCTTGCAGAGTTCTCTGAGTCTGGGCCACCTACCTCGCCTCTTCTCTGCTGCCATGTCTTGCCTGTTGTCGCCTCACGCACAGGTTGTTTCTGCTGCCACCAACACACTAAAGGTAAAAGAATAATCTTCTAAATCTTTAAAGATGCATTTGAACTAATGAAGTGTAGATTTAGATTAGCATATTAGTTTTTCTTGTGCCATGAAGGAGTTCTGCACTGCGACTTACAAGACGACTGTGTGGAGAGTGACACGATGCTGCTCCATTTTAACTTCATCCATGTTGCAACCAAATAAAGATCtgatttgaggaaaaacaatctGATTTGCTTGCAGTGTAGTGAACATAagactgtttattgtttttcagaACTTGTTGACTGAATGCATTGCCCCCTGCTTGGATGAAGTAGGCATCATCAGTGCCACAGCATCTGCAGGGAATCCTGCTTATATCTGCAAAATGTTCAAGTAAGTTCCTTTTACACTTTTCTCAGTCCACCTCTATTTGTTCTTAAGTGCTCATTTTAatgattgagtgtgtgtgtgtttgtgtcagaatCGTAGAAGAAGGATTGTCGTATCGCTACCATGCCTCCTGGCCATTCGTGCTGCAAATTCTGGGCTGTTTCTATCAAGTTGCAGGGAAAAAAGCTCACCCCATCATGACTAAGGTATAGACACCCAACAATGACGATTATGAGGCAAGTAAAAATGATAAACATTTGCCTGACTCCGTGTTGTGTACTCGACAGTCCCTGCAGTCTCTGGCAGACCTGCGCTCCACTCCTCAGTTCCCCTTCAGTGGAGAGTTGGACATGGCTGTAGGAGGAGCAGTGGAAAGCATGGGACCCGATGTAGTGCTTGGTGCTGTGCCACTCAACATCACAGGCTTCAAGTAAGAGTGCAGGAACGCACTGATAAGCcactctttctctttcattgtTTCAGTTTAACTGACTTTTGTATTGTTCCACCAGTGATGACTTGGAGTTCCCACGAAGCTGGCTGATCCCAGTCATACGGGATCATGTGAAGAACACACGCCTCGGTTTCTTCGCGTCTTATTTCCTCCCTCTGGCGACGACACTTAAGcagagaggtaaaaaaaatgtggtggTGTTGCATATGGTGGTCAGGTTGCTGTGGGTGTACTTTCTTTGATGACACTAGTTCTTGTGTTGCAGGTGAGGAGCTTGAACAAGCAGGACAGAAACTGGAGGCCAAAGTCTACCAGACTTTACAGCTTCAGGTATCCTGACAGACCTAAAATGCAACAGTATCTCGTCAACAACAGCTCAATATGGCATTCCTGTGTTCAAGATAGTTAGAGGGGGTTAGCAAACTTGGATTtaaatgatgacaatgatgttACAGGGTTTTACAGTTCCAAAATAGCTTTATTCCTGCAGCCATTGCTTAATTGAATAAGTAatattgtacattatttatatagctATGGCATTTGCCATATTCTAATATTAGTCCAGTGGTGCTTTTATTTGTCATGTCCTCCTCCTTTTTAGTCAGTTGTataatctttttatttaatgttcaaTTATGTTTGTCATGTCTGTGCTTTCTGTAAGATGTAGACATACGGAGTACGTCAAGATGCTCATGTCTGTGTTCTTCTCAGATTTGGACCATGCTCCCTGGCTTCTGCACATGTCCCGTTGACCTGCTAGCATCCTTTAAAGGCATCGCACGCACACTTGGTATGGCTATTAACGAACAGCCAGACTTAAGGCTCACAGTGTGCCAGGCTTTGCGCACCGTTATCAACAAAAGCTGCTCCACAGGTAGGAGGACCCACACGTgtacagatggagagagagagacacacaccaCATTCTGTTAAACAAAAGCATCtaaaacatgtcatgttttatgtctgcagaggaagaaaaggtAGAAGTGGGCCGCTTCTCCAAGAACTTCTTGCCCATCCTTTTCAACGTGTACAGCCAGCCACCTGCAGCTGGAGAGTCTGGCACCTACAGGATGGCTGTGCTGGACACCATCAAAGTTTATCTCGCCGTCACTGAAACACCGGTCAGTCAAGTTTACTGACAATTCTGCTCAACTGTGTTCTATTGTGGTTCAGTGACATAGTTGTTTATGTTAGTTAGAACAGTTGAACTTGTATAGTAAACTTGTATAGTTATGTGATACTGATGGTTTTTAGTTGGCTGTCTTTCCAGTCATATGCTGTATATCTTGTGCTGGTGCAGTTTTTCCCCAATGGAATCAATTAGCTCTAAGGAGGTACTGGAGAGTATACATTGCATGCACAGCAGAGAGAAGTTGTAGAATGACATTACAACACATGCCACCATCAAATGTGTGCAGCGCTGCAGCTGAAAGTATGAGATTTGACTGCATGAAAGgttaaaaactcaaacaaagaaATAGATTATGGTGTGAGCAAGCACAAAGCAAATGTCACCAGCTCAGCTTAAGTTGGATTTCTCCTGTTAGTGtaagaagtttaaaaatgttgcaaTCTTTATGCAGCTGTGGTGGGACACATAAGGCTATGGTGGACCACCACAGTCTAGGTAGTTAATGAGACTGTGGCCTATCACTAATGCAAGCGATGATCCTCAGATGACCTGCACCTTCCTGCAAAAAGCCACTGACAAACTGAGCAGCACAGACACCACTGAGTTCACACGGTAGGACACGAATcctgaatatttatttatttttggcttATTAGTCActtacagatttaaaacaaacaaaaataaaatgtatatcacTATAATTCTATCTCTGCTTGTTTTCTGCCCCTCAGGCTGGCGATGATGGACCTTGTGGTCGCCATGGCTCCCTTTGTAGACGAGGTCACCATGACTAAAACGTTTGAGCTGATAAGGCCATTCTTAGAGGTAATGGTATAGATTGTGTGCTTAATTCATAAACCTATTGAACCTAATGTATATTGTTTATTAACTTTGTGTCTGTGGGTGCAATTGTTTTCAGACCAAAGAGCCGGGCATGCAGAAGAAAGCATATCGTGTGCTGGAGGAGATGTgcggaggagagagggaggagtgtcGATCGTTTGTTATGGCTAATCTGGAAACACTCAAAGTCGTCTTGCTGGAGACTCTGAAAAACGCTTCTTCACCAGCAAAGCGGGTGAGAGGAGGTTTAGTGCTGTGAGacattaataaacaaaacatgagaGGGTGCTGTATGTCTTGATTTACACGCAGCTGTCTGGTGTGTTGTAATGATTACgtgtcctcttttctctctctctcagccgaGACTGAAGTGTCTCAGTCACATTGTGAAGAGACTTGGCGAAGAACACAAAGACTTTATCGTGGCACTGCTTCCAGAGGTACACTCACAAGCAAACACTGTTATACTCTCAAACAAtggtatgtatgtgtgtgtgtgtgtgtgattttcacGAGACTGCTCTCTCTCGTTAGGTGATTATATGCACAAAGGAAGTGTCTGTTGGAGCTCGTAAGAACGCCTACAACCTGCTGGTGGACATGGGAAATGCCTTTGTTCGCTTCTGTGGGAACACAAAAGGTAAAACACTTGCCGTACTCCgattgtgggtgtgtgtggggaccagagatgggacgataccacttttttgtatccgataccgatatcataAAGTCGAACATCCACCGATATTAGTCCCATGcggtcattttagaccatttatgaactataaAGCTgggtcatttcaaagacataattctccaactgtgtaataaatattgttgtatctcccaaaaagaagaaataatcagcccaaacatgactcggctaaaatgcttttgctgattttctttttacatgtttatagTCTGTGCATAGTAAAACATGCAACATATAGGATATTTGGATTATATTGGATTTTAATTTCATCTGTCCaatatccagtgattttgaccagtatcggaccaataCTGACTGATTAAATACAAACTGAAACTGTTCATTTCTGATTCAGAAGCCATGGAGCAGTATTTGGTGTTGGTGTACGTGGGACTCACCGGCTCCGTCACCATGATCACCTGTACAGTGTTGGCACTAACTCGATTAGTGTTTGAGTATAAAGGTAGGCCTGTGTATGTTAAACTGTATTCTGATTAAAGTCTTGTATTTGTGAGTCTGATTCACTGTGgcacccccccaaccccccagACTCTATAGAGGTGAGCACCATGGAGCAGCTGCTGCACAACGTTTGCCTGCTGCTGTCATCTCGTACAAGAGAGATAGTCAAAGCTGCTTTAGGCTTCATCAAAGTCATCCTCTTCATCATGGACCCCAAGACACTGGCTTCACACGTTACTGTCATGGTAGGCGTGGCACCAATTTCAACACTGGGTcctaaattaaacatttaggtgttttttttttaacacacattctTACCCCTTTGCTGTGCAGATGGAGGGCGTCGGAAACATCAATGACGATGTGAGGAGGCACTTCAGAACAAAACTGAAGAATATCTTCACTAAGTTCATCAGGAAGTTTGggtaagtgtttttatttgtgtgtgtgtgtgtgtgtgtgagagagagcaggtgcAATATTCATCTACTTTATTCAGTTATTTATGTTCTGTGAATTTATCTCCATTGTTTGCTGTGTATAGTTTGGAAGCTGTCACACTTTTGCCCAAGAAATGTTTCCCTGTGTATACAATAAAGTATATTCAATGTTTGATTAGATTGACATGAACAAATAAAGTTACATGTCAACATTTGTGATTATATGCAACCACCAGATAAATATTTCTCTGTTTCCATTTGGatctaatgttttattatctgGTTGTCTTAGTTTGATtaatgttgaattgttgtagaTGGAGTATACTAATTATAATCAAACAGTGTCAAAAGGATCGTTGTTAGGGCTCATATcagcattgtttttattctttgctCTTGCCATTTGTGATTTAACCTGCGTTTACTTGTCAGGTGTTTTTTCTGCCTCTTCGGTCACATATTCATACTTGTATATTGAAACATGTTTCTGattgtctgctgtgtttctaGTTTTGAGCTGGTGAAGAGCATGCTGCCTGCAGAACACCACAAGGTGCTTGTGAACATTCGCAAGATTGAGGCTCGCTCCAAGAGACGCAAGCAGGCCACAGAGCAACCGGACGACTCTGAGAGCGAAGAGGAGTCACCTAAAGCAAAGACAGAAAGGTGAGTCTGCTCTCCTCCACACATAACGCCCTGCCTTCCCATAATTCTTTCACCCATATCCTTCGTTTATAACCTTCTGTCCTGTCCTCTTTAAAgtattgaggacattttggcagagTCGGACAGTGATATGTCAGAGGACGAAGGAAAGgctaagaagaaaaaaggcaaaCCGCAGAAAGGCCGAGCCTGGCTCAGAGAAGGAGAGGACGATGACCCTCTTAACTTCCTGGA is part of the Solea senegalensis isolate Sse05_10M linkage group LG15, IFAPA_SoseM_1, whole genome shotgun sequence genome and harbors:
- the rrp12 gene encoding RRP12-like protein — encoded protein: MVKSGKLRSGTGSKLKRWKKGHSSDSNPQTSRFRQAAKSRFFSRPSGKSDLTVDALKLHNDLQTGPLELSSGGRKDAFMEEEPDEAISERTSGTFLSGLSDCSNLTFRKVQRFWESNSAAHKEICAVLAAVTEVIRGQGGKETETEYFAALMTTLEVVDSAESQAAVAYLLNLVMKRVPAPVLISKFSDTTKALMDVMSKQATAETASALRWILSCLATLLRKQDASVWTYPYTLQVFHGLLSFTVHNKPKVRRAAQQGVCSILRGSDFLFTDNAPTHHPAAATTAKFCIKEMEQAGGSKEDTTTLHVLGLLKELIGTFPLAAVKSCCETLLRVMTLSHVLVTANAMQAFHKLLSGKPNASTLSPELNAQIITALYDYLPSENDLQPLLAWLAVMEKAHIHLANLQSSLSLGHLPRLFSAAMSCLLSPHAQVVSAATNTLKNLLTECIAPCLDEVGIISATASAGNPAYICKMFKIVEEGLSYRYHASWPFVLQILGCFYQVAGKKAHPIMTKSLQSLADLRSTPQFPFSGELDMAVGGAVESMGPDVVLGAVPLNITGFNDDLEFPRSWLIPVIRDHVKNTRLGFFASYFLPLATTLKQRGEELEQAGQKLEAKVYQTLQLQIWTMLPGFCTCPVDLLASFKGIARTLGMAINEQPDLRLTVCQALRTVINKSCSTEEEKVEVGRFSKNFLPILFNVYSQPPAAGESGTYRMAVLDTIKVYLAVTETPMTCTFLQKATDKLSSTDTTEFTRLAMMDLVVAMAPFVDEVTMTKTFELIRPFLETKEPGMQKKAYRVLEEMCGGEREECRSFVMANLETLKVVLLETLKNASSPAKRPRLKCLSHIVKRLGEEHKDFIVALLPEVIICTKEVSVGARKNAYNLLVDMGNAFVRFCGNTKEAMEQYLVLVYVGLTGSVTMITCTVLALTRLVFEYKDSIEVSTMEQLLHNVCLLLSSRTREIVKAALGFIKVILFIMDPKTLASHVTVMMEGVGNINDDVRRHFRTKLKNIFTKFIRKFGFELVKSMLPAEHHKVLVNIRKIEARSKRRKQATEQPDDSESEEESPKAKTESIEDILAESDSDMSEDEGKAKKKKGKPQKGRAWLREGEDDDPLNFLDSKVSQRVLATNPQLKRSNKVEHGFKVTSDGRLIIKDDEEEGGKEKDEEEMKDILEEAGVKSKKTPKRKIQNDNFDDDMDIEPHLKYKAGGSGIHRPLSGRPDTGADYKSKKGKGDVKKKGKLDPYAYIPLKKDQLNRRKRAKLQGQFKGMVKGAQKGAQSGRKMQKKKRKA